The nucleotide window AAGGGAGCTCTACGACCTTGGAATGGCGCACATACCTGAGGATAGAACCCACATGGGCCTCATCCTGGACATGACTGTAACTGAAAACTCCGTCCTCGGCCTCCACTGGCACCCCAGGTTCCAGCGCTTCAAGGGCGTTATAAACTGGAGCAAGGCCAGAGAACACGCCAGGTCGCTTATAGAGCAGTTTGACATCTCCGCCCCGGGTACCGAGGCACCGGTTAAATCCCTCAGCGGTGGAAATCAGCAGAAGCTCATCGTTGCAAGGGAGGTCAGCAAGGAGCCCATATTCATCATCGCGGCCCAGCCGACGCGCGGTGTCGATGTCGCCTCGACGGAGTACATAAGGAACTACCTCGTCAAGCTCAGAAACGAGGGCAAGGCCGTCCTTCTGGTCTCGGCCGATCTGGACGAGGTTATTCAGCTCAGCGACAGGATGGGAATCATCTACGAGGGCGAGTTCATGGGCATTGTGAAGCCCGAGGAAGTGAACACGGAAGAGATAGGAATGATGATGGGGGGAATACGCTATGAAGAAATCAGGAAGTGAGTCCCTGAAGTCAATAAACCTTCGCCCCTTCGTTGAGAGCCTCATAGCCATACTCGTGGGTTTCATCATCGGTGCGATAGTCCTCCTGGCCTTCGGCTACAACCCGTGGTCCGCGTACTACTGGCTCTTCCAGGGTGCCCTTGGATCCACGTACGGAATAGCGTCCACGCTCAAGTACGCGACCCCGATAATGCTCACGGCGCTCACCTTTGCGATTGGTACCAGAACCGGAATCTTCAACATAGGTGCAGAAGGCTCCTTCTACTTCGGAGCCATAGCGGCGGTGATATTCACCAACGTCTGGAACAACATGCTCTTCGGCCTCGTCATGGGTATGCTCCTCGGAGCACTCTGGGCCTTGCCTGCGGCGGTTCTCAAGGTCTACCGCGGCGTTCACGAGGTCATCTCAACAATCATGCTCAACTGGATTGGCTGGTTCTTCGTTCTCTGGCTCATAGTTGGCCCCTACGCCAACCCCAACGACCCCAACAAGACCATCAGGATACCAGTTGATGCCAGGCTTCCCATCCTCGGCTACGGACTTTCGATAGCGGTAGTCATCGCGGTCGTTGCCGCGGTGCTCACCTACTTCCTGCTCTGGCACACCACTATGGGATTTGGCATGCGTGCCAGCGGAATAAACCAGAAAGCCGCACGCTACGCGGGAATGAATCCAAAGATGGCGGTCATGTGGTCTTTCCTCATCGGTGGTCTCCTCAGCGGCCTCGGCGGTGCCATGAAGATCATGGGAGAGGGACCGGGCTACGCCATCAGCCAGGGCGGTGCGAACATATACGGCTTCGGTTTCGACGGAATAGGCGTTGCCCTCGTCGGAAGGAACCACCCGCTGGGCATAATCCTGTCGGCAATATTCTTTGGAATGCTCCGCGCTGGAACGGCGCTAATGCAGGCTCAGGCCCACGTCCCGCTGGAGATCATCAAGGTCATCCAGGGAATCATCGTCATAACCGTCGCCATCCCGAGCCTGTACGACCTGGTTAAGAAAGCAATCCACAGGGGGGCTGCCTGATGGACGTTGGATCCGTGCTCTCCATCCTGATAACCTCCCTAATGGCCATGGTGCCCATAGTGCTCACTAGCGTTGGTGCCGCGTGGAGCGAGCGTGCCGGTGTGGTCAGCATCGGCTACGAGGGTGTACTCCTGATGAGCGCCTTCTTCGGCGCGATATTCGCCGAACTGACCAGCAACGCGGTTATGGGACTGCTTGGCGGCGTTTTCATCGGAATACTCCTCGGCATGCTGCACGGCGTCCTCACCGTCTACCTAAAGGGGGACCACGTTATCCCCGGTATAGGCATCAACCTGCTCGCCATGGGTGTCGTTCCCTTCGGTATCCTCGCCTACTGGGGAACCGCCGGCCAGCACCAGCTCCCGCACGATGCCCAGATGTGGCACTGGAAGACGCCCTACGGTGAGCTCAGTCCGATGGTTCTGGTGACCATCCTCATCGCGCTGGTCACCTGGTGGGTGCTCTTCAAGACCCCACTCGGCCTCCGCGTGCGCTCCGTCGGTGAGAACCCGGAGGCGGCAGACGCGCTGGGCATAAACGTCGAGAAATACAGGTTCTGGTCAACGGTCTATGGGCACGCCCTGGCCGGCCTCGGTGGGGCATTCATGAGCGTTGACTGGCTCGGCCTCGTGCACAAGACCATGTCCGGAGGCAGGGGTTTCATAGCCCTCGCCAACATGGTCTTCAGTGGCTGGAACCCGCTCGTCTCCCTCATCGGCGGCTGGCTCTTCGGATTCTTCGACGCCCTTGCCGCGTGGCTCGCCCCGAAGCACATAATCCCTGGGCAGTTCATCCTGATGCTGCCCTACATAATGACCCTCATCATCGTGGCGGGGATAATAGGCAAGGCCAGACCGCCGAAGTGGGACGGAAGGCCCTACAAGAGGGAGTGACCATTTCTTTTCTCTGCTTTTTATCTGCCTCCACGATGGCAAAATACTGGCCACAGTGGGGAAAAGAAGAGTGAATCATTTCTTGAGTATAACCCCGAGGGCGACACCAAGGACGATACCAACGACCAGGGAGAGCGCCACGTATCTTCCCACGTCGTCCCTCCGGGCCGGCGGGGTTTCTCCCGGCCTTCCGCCGAGGGCCTTAAGAATAGCCGCGCTGTTCTCGATTAGAACCTCCGTGTAGGGCCTGTCGCTCCAGAAGACCGTTATCTCTGCCAGCGGCTTT belongs to Thermococcus camini and includes:
- a CDS encoding ABC transporter permease, with product MKKSGSESLKSINLRPFVESLIAILVGFIIGAIVLLAFGYNPWSAYYWLFQGALGSTYGIASTLKYATPIMLTALTFAIGTRTGIFNIGAEGSFYFGAIAAVIFTNVWNNMLFGLVMGMLLGALWALPAAVLKVYRGVHEVISTIMLNWIGWFFVLWLIVGPYANPNDPNKTIRIPVDARLPILGYGLSIAVVIAVVAAVLTYFLLWHTTMGFGMRASGINQKAARYAGMNPKMAVMWSFLIGGLLSGLGGAMKIMGEGPGYAISQGGANIYGFGFDGIGVALVGRNHPLGIILSAIFFGMLRAGTALMQAQAHVPLEIIKVIQGIIVITVAIPSLYDLVKKAIHRGAA
- a CDS encoding ABC transporter permease, with the translated sequence MDVGSVLSILITSLMAMVPIVLTSVGAAWSERAGVVSIGYEGVLLMSAFFGAIFAELTSNAVMGLLGGVFIGILLGMLHGVLTVYLKGDHVIPGIGINLLAMGVVPFGILAYWGTAGQHQLPHDAQMWHWKTPYGELSPMVLVTILIALVTWWVLFKTPLGLRVRSVGENPEAADALGINVEKYRFWSTVYGHALAGLGGAFMSVDWLGLVHKTMSGGRGFIALANMVFSGWNPLVSLIGGWLFGFFDALAAWLAPKHIIPGQFILMLPYIMTLIIVAGIIGKARPPKWDGRPYKRE